In Pedobacter sp. WC2423, the following are encoded in one genomic region:
- a CDS encoding aspartate aminotransferase family protein: protein MISHKELFLRNNAQTSTSPNMLEVDHAEGMYLYDLNGKSYMDLVSGFAVSNIGHRNPKVLDAIRAQLDKYLHLTVYGEFVQSPMVRFAEKLISVLPSKLNNVYFVNSGTEATEGALKLAKRYTGRSEIISCHHAYHGSTHGALSVMGNEHFKQKYRPLLPDVHFITYGKEEDLELITKNTACVIMETVQGEAGIRVASRTYMQKLRNRCTATGTLLILDEIQAAFGRTGKLFAFEHYDIVPDILLLAKALGGGMPIGAFIANREVMGVLKENPILGHITTFGGHPVSSVAGLASLEVILEENLVAGVAAKGELFKTLLVHPLIREVRGKGLMMSIQLDSFEQVEKVSQLCAADGIIIDWFLHCETALRVAPPLIISEEEIRKACSTILKALDTL, encoded by the coding sequence ATGATCAGTCATAAAGAGCTTTTTTTACGTAATAACGCACAAACATCTACCAGTCCGAATATGCTTGAAGTTGATCATGCAGAAGGAATGTATTTGTATGATCTGAACGGAAAAAGTTATATGGACCTGGTTTCTGGATTTGCAGTCAGCAATATCGGACACAGAAATCCAAAAGTACTGGACGCGATCAGAGCACAATTAGATAAATATCTTCACCTCACTGTTTATGGTGAATTTGTGCAATCTCCAATGGTCAGGTTTGCAGAAAAACTGATCAGTGTGCTGCCTTCAAAACTGAATAATGTATATTTTGTCAATTCAGGAACTGAGGCCACAGAAGGAGCTTTAAAATTAGCGAAACGCTATACCGGAAGATCAGAAATTATTTCCTGTCACCATGCCTACCACGGCAGTACACATGGCGCATTAAGCGTAATGGGCAATGAACATTTTAAACAAAAGTATCGCCCTTTGCTGCCGGATGTTCATTTTATAACCTACGGTAAAGAAGAAGACCTGGAGCTGATCACTAAAAATACGGCCTGTGTGATTATGGAGACCGTACAGGGAGAAGCGGGAATCCGGGTAGCTTCCAGAACTTATATGCAAAAACTAAGGAATAGATGTACTGCAACTGGTACTTTACTTATTCTGGATGAAATACAAGCCGCATTTGGCCGTACAGGCAAGCTCTTTGCTTTTGAACATTATGATATTGTGCCTGACATCCTGTTGCTGGCCAAAGCACTGGGTGGCGGAATGCCAATTGGTGCATTTATCGCTAACAGGGAAGTGATGGGAGTGCTCAAAGAAAATCCTATCCTTGGCCATATTACTACTTTCGGCGGGCACCCGGTATCGAGTGTAGCCGGCCTGGCAAGTCTGGAAGTTATCCTGGAGGAAAACCTGGTAGCCGGAGTGGCTGCAAAAGGAGAATTATTCAAAACATTACTCGTTCATCCACTCATCCGTGAGGTGAGGGGGAAAGGATTAATGATGAGTATTCAACTGGACAGTTTTGAGCAGGTAGAAAAAGTAAGTCAGCTTTGTGCTGCTGATGGGATCATTATAGATTGGTTTTTACATTGTGAAACAGCTTTAAGGGTTGCTCCTCCATTAATTATCTCTGAAGAAGAAATCAGGAAAGCCTGCTCCACAATTTTAAAAGCGCTGGACACCTTATAA
- the cls gene encoding cardiolipin synthase, translated as MQEISWILLLEIVYTLLVIATCLRIIYDTNSTSKTLAYLMLTVFFPILGIVIYFCVGTNYRKRKLYSKKIVKNELMQRHIEKRILKESEKTWSSVPDELLKYQKLVKLLLNDGLSNLTGNNRVDILKNGEEKFPAVLEALKQAKHHIHIEYYIYEDDEIGNAIKEILMQKSRAGVQVRLIYDDFGSSSIRKKVVPELIDAGVQAYPFYKILFIALANRINYRNHRKIIVIDGHIAFTGGINVSDRYINSPKRPDQLYWRDTHLKITGPGIYYLQYLFICDWNFCADEELVPQRDFFSASQENGENAVMQIAASGPDSDNPTILFSLIQAIGMAEKEILITTPYFIPGESLLDALVVAALSGVKVVLLVPGVSDSRMVSAAGKSYYGDLMSAGVEVYEYQKGFIHAKTMVSDQQLSVIGTANMDNRSFELNFEVNSVIYDSHTAQEMTKIFYQDLEDAIQINPEEWEKRPLYKQFPEKLSRLFSPLM; from the coding sequence ATGCAAGAAATCAGCTGGATACTTTTACTGGAAATTGTTTATACACTGCTTGTTATAGCGACTTGCCTGCGCATTATTTACGATACCAATTCAACCAGTAAGACGCTGGCTTACCTGATGTTAACTGTTTTCTTTCCTATACTGGGAATTGTCATCTATTTCTGTGTGGGAACCAATTACCGCAAGCGGAAATTATACAGTAAAAAGATCGTTAAAAATGAATTGATGCAACGCCACATTGAAAAGCGGATTTTAAAAGAATCTGAGAAAACATGGAGCAGTGTACCCGATGAACTCCTGAAATATCAGAAACTCGTGAAGCTCTTGTTGAATGATGGTTTAAGTAATCTGACCGGGAATAACAGGGTTGACATCTTAAAAAATGGGGAAGAGAAATTTCCGGCGGTGCTGGAAGCTTTAAAACAGGCAAAACATCACATCCATATTGAATATTATATCTATGAAGATGATGAAATAGGCAATGCGATCAAAGAGATTTTAATGCAGAAGTCCAGGGCAGGGGTGCAGGTACGTTTAATCTATGATGATTTTGGCAGCAGCAGCATCCGTAAAAAGGTGGTTCCCGAATTAATTGATGCAGGCGTACAAGCTTATCCATTTTATAAGATTCTGTTTATTGCACTGGCCAACCGGATCAATTACAGAAATCACCGCAAGATTATTGTTATTGATGGTCATATTGCATTTACCGGCGGAATTAATGTAAGTGACCGTTATATCAATAGCCCAAAACGTCCTGATCAGCTTTATTGGCGGGATACCCATTTAAAAATAACGGGCCCCGGAATCTACTATCTGCAATATCTGTTTATCTGTGACTGGAATTTCTGTGCAGATGAAGAACTTGTTCCTCAACGGGATTTCTTCTCAGCTTCTCAGGAAAATGGCGAAAATGCCGTGATGCAGATTGCCGCAAGCGGACCTGACTCAGATAATCCTACCATCCTGTTTTCATTGATCCAGGCGATAGGGATGGCGGAAAAGGAAATTTTGATTACTACGCCGTATTTTATTCCAGGGGAAAGTTTGCTGGATGCACTTGTTGTAGCTGCATTAAGTGGTGTAAAAGTAGTCTTACTGGTACCTGGTGTATCTGATTCAAGAATGGTTTCTGCGGCAGGAAAGTCTTATTATGGTGATTTAATGAGCGCAGGAGTAGAGGTCTATGAATATCAGAAAGGTTTTATTCATGCGAAAACGATGGTTTCGGATCAGCAGTTGTCTGTGATTGGAACGGCCAATATGGACAATAGGAGTTTCGAACTGAACTTTGAGGTGAACAGTGTGATTTATGATAGTCATACCGCTCAGGAAATGACAAAAATATTCTATCAGGATCTGGAAGATGCCATACAGATTAATCCTGAAGAGTGGGAAAAAAGACCTTTATACAAACAGTTTCCTGAAAAGTTAAGTCGTCTGTTTTCTCCTTTAATGTAA
- a CDS encoding tetratricopeptide repeat protein, with translation MIAVNCKLYLKTSILLLFCLFQLGKAEAGSVPEQELKRTLALSNRFPDSAFIQLKKLYHQALADNNKKIIGMCLQQMGKICYAQGHYAQSLEYHQQADKLFKQLNEQGLLADNLNDMGVVYEQNFNKKSSRKQYDQALKLYKMTHNHIGLGETYGHIGHLYEKEQRYDSAFYYQRHALKEYQLAEYKQGEGKIYENLGSIHEDLVRYDSAKYYFDESLKLYKAVNNEVSSIEVINNLGDVFRKTGDYKQALKYTRTALSLSIATKNEYQQASAYRDIAKSYNLTGQNDSAYYYMELSRKHVLHLYSDESNKQMSFLQIIYNIDKKNDEIAALENSKKVNLISSVAVVVVILLLIIMGALTISRQRLKLRENIAIAEKNEQLNQAQQEQLELKSRELTTHTLQVIQHNNFLDSLRTKLDEMIKEDKRDQKKQLQQLVRQLNQNINHDQQWKDFTQIFEQLHQSFFDNLKAHCEELTVNDIRLIALLKMNMSSKDMAVIFGISQDSLRVARYRLRKKLNIGQGDNLSTFIQTI, from the coding sequence ATGATAGCTGTCAACTGCAAATTATATCTTAAAACCTCAATTTTACTGCTTTTCTGTTTATTCCAACTGGGCAAAGCTGAGGCAGGATCAGTACCTGAACAGGAACTTAAACGCACTTTAGCACTCAGTAACCGTTTCCCGGATTCTGCATTTATCCAGCTGAAGAAGCTTTATCACCAGGCATTGGCAGACAATAACAAAAAGATTATTGGAATGTGCCTGCAGCAGATGGGGAAAATATGTTACGCCCAGGGGCATTATGCGCAATCTTTGGAATACCATCAGCAAGCAGATAAGCTATTTAAACAACTTAATGAACAAGGCTTACTAGCTGACAATCTGAATGATATGGGGGTAGTTTATGAGCAGAATTTCAATAAAAAGTCTTCCAGAAAGCAGTATGATCAGGCACTGAAGCTTTATAAAATGACTCATAATCATATAGGATTAGGAGAGACATACGGGCACATTGGTCATTTATATGAAAAGGAACAGCGTTATGACAGCGCCTTTTATTATCAACGTCATGCTTTAAAAGAGTATCAGCTGGCGGAATATAAACAGGGAGAGGGTAAAATCTATGAAAACCTGGGGAGTATCCATGAAGATCTGGTTCGTTATGATTCCGCGAAATATTACTTCGATGAATCTTTAAAATTATACAAGGCCGTAAATAATGAAGTATCCAGTATTGAAGTTATCAATAATCTGGGTGATGTTTTTCGTAAAACGGGTGATTATAAGCAGGCATTAAAGTATACGCGAACCGCTTTAAGTTTGTCCATTGCCACTAAAAATGAATATCAACAGGCTTCTGCCTACCGGGATATAGCTAAATCCTATAACCTGACCGGACAAAATGATAGTGCTTATTATTATATGGAGCTGAGCCGTAAGCATGTACTTCATTTGTATTCTGATGAGAGTAATAAGCAGATGTCCTTTTTACAGATCATTTATAATATAGATAAGAAAAACGATGAGATTGCCGCTTTGGAAAACAGCAAAAAGGTAAACCTGATTAGCAGTGTAGCGGTAGTTGTGGTCATCTTACTGCTGATCATTATGGGGGCACTGACTATTTCGCGCCAGCGGCTGAAGCTGAGGGAAAACATAGCTATCGCAGAAAAGAATGAACAGCTCAACCAGGCACAGCAGGAGCAACTGGAGCTTAAAAGCAGGGAGCTGACCACACATACTTTACAAGTGATCCAGCATAATAATTTTCTGGATAGTCTGCGTACCAAGCTTGATGAGATGATCAAAGAAGATAAACGGGATCAGAAAAAACAATTGCAGCAATTGGTCCGGCAGTTAAATCAGAATATCAACCATGACCAGCAGTGGAAAGATTTCACCCAGATATTTGAACAATTGCACCAGTCGTTTTTTGATAACCTTAAAGCGCATTGTGAAGAACTGACTGTAAATGATATCCGGTTAATCGCGCTGTTAAAAATGAATATGAGCTCAAAGGATATGGCCGTAATTTTTGGGATTTCTCAGGATAGTCTCCGGGTGGCCAGGTACAGGCTGCGTAAAAAACTGAATATCGGTCAGGGAGATAACTTAAGTACCTTCATTCAGACGATCTGA
- a CDS encoding PleD family two-component system response regulator, producing MNKKILIFDDDQEVLTAIESLLDFVDWDLFTFSTGQDALKKIEKESPDLILMDVELDGFDGREICRSIKENSALQHIPIILISGQLRPEMIIDTEFGPDDFLPKPFNIGDLIDKVYFQLAS from the coding sequence ATGAATAAGAAAATTTTAATATTTGATGACGATCAGGAGGTGCTTACCGCAATAGAGTCATTGCTTGATTTTGTAGACTGGGATTTATTTACCTTTTCAACTGGTCAGGACGCTCTGAAGAAAATTGAAAAGGAAAGCCCTGATTTAATTCTGATGGATGTCGAATTAGATGGATTTGATGGCCGGGAAATTTGCAGGTCAATTAAAGAAAACTCAGCACTGCAACATATTCCTATTATTCTTATTTCAGGGCAACTCCGTCCCGAAATGATCATAGACACGGAGTTTGGCCCGGACGATTTTTTACCAAAACCATTCAATATTGGTGATTTGATTGATAAAGTATATTTTCAGCTGGCCTCTTAA
- a CDS encoding right-handed parallel beta-helix repeat-containing protein, with translation MNIKRLCLVAALMVALFTSCKKANIAVDTSPIAQNGSGISGEVFGIWTKGSVVRVTGDIIVPVSKTLIIEEGVTVIMDTIAKPEFIVLGNLYSMGSAANPVKITVEENYRTAANKYGKLWGGILAAPSCTELLLDNTTLEYGGGATTEASTSVKMGLYKAKSGENTPALWFSNVKGKLVVTNSTFRYFRDDCTYIEGGKIIFSNNRFYSTGLVGGEGINIKSGCLADISYNLFYATNTNALKLSNVGDRTPQAHVVAYNNTMLNTGWRRPTAKGGSIWLEATVYAELYNNLFANTRFGIKRDLKLPEDKRSIFKNSLYYGYSQATVNQFQPKTDIIGGTNDVISKLAGDNDPKFANYPLVTATDNPTLNESWDFHLLPGSAALNKGTTAFVRNFPDGLTVNGILYSSPAPSVNIGAFGLK, from the coding sequence ATGAACATCAAAAGATTATGCTTAGTAGCAGCCTTAATGGTTGCACTATTTACCAGCTGTAAAAAAGCGAATATAGCTGTAGACACTTCACCAATTGCACAAAATGGAAGTGGTATTTCGGGAGAAGTGTTTGGAATCTGGACCAAAGGAAGTGTAGTCCGGGTAACTGGTGACATTATTGTTCCTGTATCCAAAACCTTAATTATTGAAGAAGGGGTAACGGTGATCATGGATACAATCGCTAAACCAGAATTTATTGTTCTGGGGAATTTATATTCCATGGGTAGTGCTGCAAACCCAGTTAAAATCACAGTAGAAGAGAATTACAGAACTGCTGCGAATAAATATGGTAAACTTTGGGGTGGTATTCTTGCTGCACCAAGCTGTACAGAATTATTGCTTGACAACACCACTCTTGAATATGGTGGCGGTGCAACCACAGAAGCTTCAACTTCTGTGAAAATGGGTTTATATAAAGCTAAAAGTGGTGAAAATACACCGGCATTATGGTTTTCAAATGTAAAAGGTAAACTGGTCGTGACCAATAGTACTTTCAGGTATTTCAGGGATGACTGTACCTATATAGAAGGTGGAAAGATTATCTTTTCCAATAACAGGTTCTACAGTACTGGTTTAGTAGGTGGCGAAGGAATTAATATCAAATCAGGATGTTTGGCTGATATCAGTTATAACCTGTTTTACGCAACTAATACCAATGCACTTAAGCTTTCCAATGTAGGTGACCGTACCCCGCAGGCACATGTAGTAGCTTATAACAATACAATGTTGAACACAGGCTGGAGAAGACCAACTGCAAAAGGCGGGTCGATATGGTTAGAAGCTACAGTATATGCAGAACTTTACAATAACTTATTTGCCAATACACGTTTCGGAATTAAAAGAGATCTGAAACTTCCGGAAGATAAACGTTCAATTTTCAAAAATTCTTTATATTACGGATACAGCCAGGCTACGGTTAATCAGTTTCAGCCAAAGACGGATATTATTGGTGGAACAAATGATGTGATCAGTAAATTAGCAGGGGATAACGATCCGAAATTTGCAAACTATCCACTCGTTACTGCTACAGATAATCCAACCTTAAATGAAAGCTGGGACTTCCATTTATTACCGGGTTCGGCGGCATTGAATAAAGGTACAACAGCTTTTGTCCGTAATTTCCCGGATGGATTGACCGTTAATGGGATCCTTTATTCTTCACCAGCACCATCTGTCAATATCGGGGCATTTGGATTAAAATAA
- a CDS encoding TonB-dependent receptor — MKLILQTILCLFLSIAVAKAGNIKGHVYDHRTGEALIGASVKLENTAQTTLTGLDGSFEFKHVKAGTFTIKVSYISYQTFTKQIEVEKEHNPSLNVYLSEDHSNDLSEIVIAAKQEGSAERTARKIEQKSMQVMNVVSGRAMEISPDLTVANAIQRVSGVTIERSNNGDGQYAILRGMDKRYNYTLVNGIKIPSPDNKFRYVPLDIFPSELLERLEVYKSLTPNMEGDAVGGVVNMVMKDAPSKLQVNANLATGYSQMLFDRKFLAFDAGAINSKSPYENNGRAYEAKAADFSKGTVDYKAKQADPNLVGGISIGQRFLNNKLGVLIAGSYQNTYRGTNSTFFNSTVAETDKFSRITSMAERQFSEQQKRYGLHGKIDYNFNDNNKLSLVNSYVNLTSIQTRDQITTNFSTSEYNAATGSAEISYATRSRYTEQQIYNSTLHGEHTLIPKKLKVQWSAVYSTAKNDIPDETTISLNGTRRNFLDNRTTAKEVDHRWSRNTDEDKAGYLDITYTADIAGTKVDFTGGGLYRDKQRSSFYNNYVLYPLNRAGLYGTDFMNYPDINWEVQNPKGAVANPLTYDASEKTTAGYGMFNFKIAKLEVIGGARVEHTNQGYNLLFPAGESNPAGSQVYTDLLPSLNLKYGLSKNENLRATYFRSLNRPGFYEIVPSKTVNEEYQERGNPDLKRAIADNFDLRYELFPNSTDQLLAGAFYKNIKDPIEYTIQADATRGQDQYYTPGNFGTAKNYGLEVDYIKFFHKIGIKANYTYTHSRITTDKSSRIRTESGDLKLINVEQSRPLFGQSAHTGNLSLIYKDSKHGWDAQLAGSYTGERINTISQFVDNDLWQKGFIQMDASVEKKFKNNISVFVKAGNLLNTPNELFIKGKNSLNADLPKQKEGGNETLIRKDFYEQTYLVGLRYKL; from the coding sequence ATGAAATTAATTTTACAAACGATTCTTTGCTTATTCTTAAGCATAGCGGTGGCAAAAGCCGGTAACATTAAAGGACATGTGTACGACCATCGAACTGGAGAGGCCCTGATTGGTGCTTCGGTTAAACTGGAAAACACAGCACAAACAACCCTGACAGGTTTGGACGGTTCTTTCGAGTTCAAACATGTGAAGGCAGGAACTTTTACCATTAAGGTTTCTTATATCAGCTATCAAACCTTTACCAAACAGATTGAAGTAGAAAAGGAACATAATCCTTCACTTAATGTGTATCTGAGTGAAGACCATAGCAATGACCTGAGCGAAATTGTAATTGCAGCTAAACAGGAAGGCTCTGCAGAGCGTACAGCCAGAAAGATAGAGCAGAAATCTATGCAGGTAATGAATGTGGTTTCTGGCAGGGCAATGGAAATTTCCCCGGATTTAACAGTAGCCAATGCCATACAAAGAGTGTCGGGTGTAACCATTGAAAGAAGTAATAACGGGGACGGGCAATATGCTATTCTGCGTGGAATGGATAAAAGATATAATTATACTTTGGTAAATGGTATCAAAATACCAAGTCCTGATAACAAATTCAGATATGTACCGCTGGATATTTTTCCTTCAGAATTACTGGAACGTTTGGAAGTCTATAAATCCTTGACGCCAAATATGGAGGGTGATGCTGTTGGTGGTGTTGTGAATATGGTAATGAAAGATGCACCTTCTAAATTGCAGGTGAATGCAAATCTGGCAACAGGATACAGTCAGATGCTTTTTGACCGCAAATTCCTTGCTTTTGATGCAGGTGCAATCAATTCCAAATCTCCTTATGAAAACAACGGCAGAGCTTATGAGGCTAAAGCTGCTGATTTTTCTAAAGGAACAGTGGATTATAAAGCAAAACAGGCGGATCCTAATCTGGTAGGTGGTATTTCTATTGGACAGCGCTTTTTAAACAATAAACTAGGAGTATTAATTGCGGGAAGTTATCAGAATACTTACCGTGGTACAAACAGTACTTTTTTTAACTCCACTGTTGCGGAAACAGATAAGTTTTCAAGAATTACTTCTATGGCCGAAAGACAGTTCAGCGAACAGCAGAAGCGTTACGGATTACACGGGAAAATAGATTATAATTTTAACGACAACAATAAACTCTCGCTGGTTAACTCTTATGTTAACCTGACCAGCATACAGACACGTGACCAGATCACCACAAATTTCTCCACTTCAGAATACAATGCGGCAACAGGAAGCGCGGAAATCTCTTATGCTACGCGTTCAAGGTATACAGAACAGCAAATTTATAACAGCACTTTGCATGGTGAACATACGCTGATTCCAAAGAAATTAAAAGTACAATGGTCAGCAGTTTATTCTACGGCTAAAAATGATATTCCGGATGAAACAACGATATCGCTAAACGGAACGCGCAGGAATTTCCTGGATAACCGCACTACAGCAAAAGAAGTTGACCATAGATGGTCGAGAAATACGGATGAAGACAAAGCGGGTTACCTGGACATCACTTATACGGCAGATATTGCAGGTACAAAAGTGGACTTTACAGGTGGTGGGCTTTACAGAGATAAACAAAGAAGCAGTTTCTATAATAACTATGTTCTTTATCCTTTAAACAGAGCCGGTTTATACGGAACTGATTTCATGAACTATCCGGATATTAACTGGGAGGTTCAGAATCCAAAAGGAGCAGTAGCCAATCCATTAACTTATGATGCTTCTGAAAAAACTACAGCCGGATACGGAATGTTCAATTTTAAAATCGCGAAACTGGAAGTGATTGGTGGAGCAAGAGTAGAGCATACCAATCAAGGGTATAACCTGTTATTTCCTGCAGGAGAGTCAAATCCAGCCGGTAGCCAGGTGTATACAGACCTGCTTCCGAGTCTGAACCTGAAATATGGCCTGAGTAAAAATGAAAACTTAAGAGCAACTTATTTCCGCTCTCTGAACCGTCCTGGGTTTTATGAGATTGTACCTTCAAAAACGGTGAATGAAGAATATCAGGAACGTGGTAATCCGGATTTGAAACGTGCTATTGCGGATAACTTTGATTTACGTTATGAGTTGTTCCCGAATAGTACTGATCAGTTATTGGCAGGTGCTTTTTACAAGAACATCAAAGACCCGATTGAATATACGATACAGGCTGATGCGACCAGAGGACAGGATCAGTATTATACGCCTGGTAATTTTGGAACAGCTAAAAATTACGGTTTAGAAGTGGATTATATCAAATTCTTCCATAAAATAGGAATTAAAGCGAATTACACCTATACGCATTCACGGATCACGACCGATAAAAGCAGCAGGATCAGAACTGAAAGTGGTGATCTTAAATTAATTAATGTGGAGCAAAGCAGACCTTTATTTGGCCAGTCGGCACATACTGGAAATCTATCGTTGATTTATAAAGACAGCAAACATGGATGGGATGCGCAACTGGCAGGATCTTATACGGGTGAAAGAATCAATACGATCTCTCAGTTTGTGGACAACGATTTATGGCAAAAAGGGTTCATCCAGATGGATGCTTCTGTAGAGAAGAAATTTAAAAATAACATCAGTGTTTTTGTTAAAGCTGGAAACCTGCTGAATACTCCTAATGAGTTATTTATCAAAGGCAAAAACAGTTTGAATGCAGACTTGCCAAAACAAAAAGAGGGTGGGAATGAAACCCTGATCCGCAAAGATTTTTACGAACAAACTTACCTGGTAGGTTTACGCTATAAGTTATAA
- a CDS encoding phytase: protein MLRYPIKFLLLALPVLAAGCNQKITSTTAVAADTAIVQPVIISEKVQFDSDDPAIWVNPQDASKSLVIGTDKATEGGLYVFDLQGKIQHNLVVKGLKRPNNVDIAYGLMLNGKATDIAITTERFTHKLRIFSLPDLKPVDHGGLPVFEGETAPEFRDLMGISIYTSKAGKMYAIVGRKTGPKDGSYLWQYLLTDDGTGHVTAKLVRKFGQYSGKKEIEAIAVDNELGYIYYSDEQFGVRQYYADPEKGNEELALFATTGFKEDHEGISIYKTSATEGYILVSDQGANQFHIFNRAGTAKNPYAHELLKIVKVLANHSDGSDVVNVPLNETFKYGLFVVMSDDRTFHYYRWEDIAGKKLKINR, encoded by the coding sequence ATGTTAAGATATCCTATAAAATTTCTTTTGCTCGCCTTGCCGGTTTTAGCTGCAGGCTGCAATCAGAAAATCACCAGTACCACGGCGGTTGCCGCAGACACTGCAATAGTTCAGCCTGTAATTATCTCAGAGAAAGTACAATTCGATTCTGATGATCCTGCAATCTGGGTGAATCCTCAGGATGCTTCAAAAAGCCTGGTTATCGGGACAGATAAGGCAACAGAAGGCGGATTATATGTTTTTGACTTACAAGGTAAGATCCAGCATAACCTGGTCGTAAAAGGTCTTAAGCGTCCGAATAATGTAGATATTGCTTATGGTTTGATGCTCAATGGTAAAGCAACTGATATTGCCATTACTACAGAGCGTTTTACGCATAAACTCCGGATATTTTCTTTGCCTGATTTAAAACCGGTCGATCATGGAGGCCTTCCGGTATTTGAAGGAGAAACAGCTCCCGAATTCAGAGATCTGATGGGGATTTCTATTTATACCAGCAAAGCAGGAAAGATGTATGCTATCGTTGGCCGTAAAACAGGGCCTAAAGATGGTTCTTATCTGTGGCAGTACCTGTTAACTGATGATGGAACAGGTCATGTTACAGCAAAGCTGGTCAGGAAGTTTGGTCAGTACAGCGGTAAAAAAGAAATAGAAGCTATTGCAGTAGATAACGAACTGGGCTATATTTACTACTCGGATGAACAGTTCGGTGTACGTCAATATTATGCCGATCCTGAAAAAGGAAATGAAGAGCTGGCTTTATTTGCAACAACAGGTTTTAAGGAAGATCATGAAGGTATTTCTATTTATAAAACCTCAGCTACCGAAGGTTATATTCTAGTCTCGGATCAGGGAGCAAATCAATTTCATATCTTTAACAGAGCAGGTACAGCGAAAAATCCCTATGCACATGAACTTTTGAAAATAGTAAAGGTTCTTGCCAACCATAGTGATGGGTCAGATGTCGTTAATGTGCCACTGAATGAGACTTTTAAATATGGCTTATTTGTGGTCATGAGTGATGACCGGACTTTTCATTATTACCGGTGGGAAGATATAGCAGGTAAAAAACTTAAAATTAACCGATAA
- a CDS encoding DUF3606 domain-containing protein — protein MLRHTYYDPNETNMPENKLIDLQEYYEIEYWSKRFGVTPELLKRAVKESDSAVADEVEKYIRTKYA, from the coding sequence ATGCTAAGACACACCTATTACGATCCGAACGAAACGAATATGCCGGAAAACAAATTGATTGACTTACAAGAATATTACGAAATTGAATATTGGTCTAAAAGATTTGGTGTAACACCAGAATTATTAAAACGCGCAGTAAAAGAATCAGACAGTGCTGTTGCTGACGAAGTAGAAAAATATATCAGAACTAAATACGCTTAA